The Tatumella ptyseos genome segment CGGGTGACAGCGCCACCCAACTGAGGATAGGTACAGCAGATAACCCCAGTGCTAAACAGCCCGCAATGAGCGCGGGTCGTTGTAGCAGTATCCAATAGCCCCCTAGTAACCGCTTTGGCGTTAAACTCAGCTGCCGATTTCCTGATGTTTCAGGCATGCTGAAATATAGCCCGACCAAAGCGATCAGCGACATAAGCGCGAAAATAACAAACAGCATGCGCCACGTGGTAAATAACAGTAAGGCACTCCCGGCCAGCGGACCAATTAAAGGCGCTAACAGTGCCACATTCGCCATCCACGCCATAAGTCGAATACTCTTGCGCTCTTCGAAAGCCTCCTGCACCGCGGTATAGCCAACAGCACCAATGAAACAGAGACTGATCCCTTGGATAAAACGTAGCAACATAAACTGCTCAATGGAGGTTACCCAGAAGGTGACGCCACTGGCGATGGCAAATAACAAGGCTCCCGACATCAATATTGGCCGACGCCCCCACTTATCGGAAAGCGGCCCTAACAGCCACTGTAAAACAAGGCCACCAATCAAGTAAGCCGTCAGCGAAAAAGGCACCCACTCAGGGCCAACCTGTAAATCTTGGGTCACTTGTAACATGCCCGGTTGCACCATATCGTGAGCAATATAGGTCGTGAACTCAAACAGAACTAAAGAAAAAGGGAACAGCCATGACGTTACGGGTGCGTCAGGACGTGTGGAAGTCGATGTCATAAATAAGACCTAAAAAGGAAAAAAGACCGGCAGAGCCGGTCATTGTAGTGACTTTATTGACTGTCGGTATCACTTTTTAAATTGAGCTATCGGGTTTACCAATACCCCAGCCAATTTTAAGGCACTAGCCGGATCGTCTAAATTGACCATTTGCTGATTATTCGCTAACTGCAGCCGGTTCAAACAAGAATGTGCATAGGTCGGGCTAAACAGATCAAACCGTGCAAACTTGTCAGCAAATTGAGGGTGGTGACGCTGATAGTGCTCAATACTGACAGCAACACGCTGCCAAAATGCGCCTTCTTGCATCACCTCATCTTCATCAAGAATCGCGCTAATGAAGCGGAAGAAGCAACTGAATACATCGACAAAAATCGATAACAATTTCAGCTCATCCGGAACCTCCGCCTTAATACGTTGTATCTTATCCGGTAGTTCGCGCGAGGTATCTAAAATCGCAATTTCTTCACCAATATCTTTCATAAAGCAGCCTACTGGCACGTCGTCCTCTAACTTGAGAATCAGGTTTTCGCCATGGGGCATAAAGACCAAGTCATACTGGTAGAAGCAATGCAAGATAGGACTTAAATAGGCTTGAAGATAACGGTCAATCCACTCAGCGGGGGCTAAACCTGAACGCTTGATCAGGGCTGTTAACAGGGCTTTACCCTCTGCGTCGCGATGAAGTAATCCGGCCATCGTCATTAACCGCTGCTGATCGGTTAAGCCCGTTAACGGGTTTTCCCGCCACAAGGCAGCAAACATCTTCTTGTAGGCCGACTCTTTTTTGATGGCTTTCTCGTAAAGACGATGATGATAGCCAATGGTGGCAACCTCCTGCAGAATTGAGAAGCTACAGTGGCTAAGCCAATTATCCTCGGCGACGATCTTCGCTAGCCATTGATTTACTGCAGGCGTCGTGGCCATATAGTAAGGGGATAACCCTCGCATAAAGCCCATATTCAGTATCGAAAGCGCCGTTTTGACATAACGTTTGGATGGCTGACTACGATTAAAGAATGTCCGTATTGACTGCTGCGCCTGATAGGCATCGGTTGCGGCACCTAAATAAATAATCTTTTGCTGGGCAATATCGGCTGCAAAGACTGTGACGATTTTATTTTGCCACTGCCAAGGGTGTACAGGTGTAAAGAGGTAGTCCTCCGGTAACACGCCCTGCAATCGTAACGTGGCCTCCCACTCTTTGACCTGCGCCGCCCCTAACTCCTCCTCGATAAGGGTGGCGTAATCCAGCCCATCAATCGCAGCAAAATGCCCATTACTACGATGGACCGCGACCCAAAGCATATAGATCGATGCCCCCACTTCCGGCGCATAAGCCAAGTAGTCTGCGGCATCAAACCCAATACGCCCATTATTGGCAATAAAACAAGGATGCCCCTCGGTCATCGAGGACTCAATGGTCTGGAAGTCTGCCGCCGCTAATTGGTCGCTGCTCGGATTGCCTTTCTGTAACTTAAACTGACTGCTGCAGAGCGTGCTGGAGACCTCTTCTAGATAGGTGGCTAGCATCGACTCCGGTATAGCCAGTTGGTCGGCGAATTCGACAATAAAATTCAGCGCGTCCAGCGGTTTCTCTTGACCTTTGTGGGTCTTCCTTAGGGTCCGCCAATCGATAGAAAGGTGGTTTAGCACCCGCCACTTCCCTTCAAATTGATACACGTTCTCGCCCGAGCTATCGGTTAAACGCCATCCCCCTTCGGCGACCGCTTCGGGAACTAATAGCCGCTCATGGCTGAATTCAGTAATCGCTTTTTGGATCAATTGTCCATTTGCCTGCTGCCAGTGCTTGGCGTTAGGTTGGGCAGGAGGTAATACGGTCGCTGGCTTTAACATAAGGGCTTTCTCTCGATAAAAATCTGTGGCAGTACAAAACGCTAACCATGCGCGTTTGTGACCAAGGTCGATTTGTTGGTGGTAGCGGAAACCTGCTTGTTGATTAAGTCGATGGATTTTGTGGTTATTGACATCAGGCTCGACCACGACACGCGCCACTTCTGGGCGGCTAAACATATATTCCATTACGGTGGCGAAAATTTGCCGACTTAATCCTTTAATGGGCGTACTGACTGGTGCCACGAGCAGGTGCATACCATAATCGCCAGACTGCGCAGGGTAGTGTTCGGCCACCTCTTCCTGTAACGCCTGATAGCACTCGATTAAAAAATAAGGATGTCCGTCGAGACACCCGATCAGCACACTGTTGACGTCTTGGGCGACCAAGTTGATATAGAAGTTGTTGACCTGCTCAACGCTCTGATCCTGCATCCCCCAAAACTGCGCATGGGGCTGAATCACCCAATGATGGATCATCGTTTCATCCCCTACTTGCCAACGGCGCAAGGTGAAATGGCCCAAAGGTTGTTGCAGACTAAATATACGCTCACCCATCAACGGCCTCCTTTGGAACGCCAAAGGTTTGGAAAGCAATTTTTTTCTCGACCGGATACACCTCTCGACCCAGAATACTGCGTAGGATCACCGAGTTGCGATAACAGGCCATCCCTAAATCGGGTGAGACAAAACCATGGGTATGTAACTCGGCGTTTTGAACAAAGAGGCTATGGCGACGATCAATACTGTAGTCTCGCCCCACCGCATAACGCTGCTGGCGATCAAACTCGATTAAGGGCATGAGGGGCGTTAAGAAATCAGGCGGGCGATAGGTATAACCCGTCGACATAATCACGCCATCAGTCACGAGGTCAAACTCTTCCTGCAGGACTTGGTGAGACAGGGTGAGTGTCAATGCTTGGTTTTCATTTGCCTCCATGGCAACAAGGCCGGAGTCGGTACACAGGGTGACCGGCAGTGGCCCCTCCAGATCCTTACGATAAAGCAGTTCGTAAATATCGTTAATTAGGCTCTCGTTAATCCCCTTATAAAGGTTTTTCTGGCTCGCGTTAAGCCGATCACGTTGTGCCTCTGGTAATGCATGGAAATAATCAACCCACTCTGGCGAAGTCATCTCCAACGTCAGCCGAGTGTATTCCAGCGGGAAAAAGCGCGGGGCGCGAGTCACCCAATTTAATTGATAGCCATACTGATCAATATCTTGCAGCAAATCATAGAAAATCTCTGCCGCACTTTGACCACTTCCCACCACCGTAATCGTCGAACGCTGCTGAAGTGCCTCTTTCTTCGCCAGGTAGTGCCCAGAATGTACCACCTGTTCTAAAGATGAATCGATCCAGTCGGGCATCCAGGGCGTCGGTCCAGTCCCCAGCACCAGATGCCGAGCGAGCCATTGCTGGCGTTCACCACTGACGGTATTTACCGCGTCAACGCAATAGCAATCTCGTTGTTCATCCCGCACCACTCGCTCAACTCGAGTATTCCACTTTAACGACGGTAGCTGTTCACATGCCCACTGGCAGTATTGGTTATACTCCTTACGCAATAGGAAAAAGTCCTCACGAATATAGAATGAGTAAAGTTTTCCCTTTTGTTTCAGGTAGTTTAAAACACTAAAGCGACTGGTCGGGTCAGCCAAGGTCACCAGATCTGCCATAAAGGGCGTCTGTAAATGGGCAGATTCCAGCATCATGCCTGGATGCCAGTTAAAGGTCGGTTTTTGATCGAGATAAACCGCATCCATATCGCTTATCGCGTCAGTGAGACAAGCCAGACTGAGATTAAAAGGGCCAATGCCTACGCCCAATAGATCATAGATTTTCTCGGACATTAGTGCGCCCCCACAATTTGTTTACGCGGGGTACGCTGACCAGCCAATGCCTCGCCACGATAAATTAAGGCTTCGATCACTTGTTGGATCTCATCTATCGATGTCGCTGGATTCAGTAAGGTAAATTTCAAGTACTGCTTACCCTTCACCTTAGTGGCTGCAATCATCGCTTCACCGCTTTGATTAAGGCCTTTACGGATTTGTTGATTAATCTCGTCCACCTCATTAGCGCTTAATTCGGTGGTTGGGTGGAACCGGAAGACTTGGGTGGTTAACTCTGGCGCGTGTAAAACTTCTAACTGCGGATAGGCGATTAAGCGACGGTGAGTCTCTACCGTTAAGGCAATAATTTGATCGAACGCTTTACCTAATGATTCACGGCCGATAATGCGTAAACTTAACCACATTTTTAAAGCGTCAAAACGGCGGGTCGTTTGTAAACTTTTATCCACCAAATTCGGTGTACCTTCTTGTTTGGCACTGAGTGGATTGAGGTAATCGGCGTGAACCGTAACATGCCGTAAATGGCTCGCTTCACGAACAAAGAAGGCGCCGCAACTGACACTTTGGAAGAAAGATTTGTGATAATCAACCGTTACCGAATCCGCTAACTCTATTCCCGCCAAGCGGTCACGGAATTGGTTTGACGTTAACAGTCCACAGCCATAGGCCGCATCAACATGAAACCACGCTTGGTGCCGGTCGCACAATTCGGCAATTTCAGCTAAAGGATCTACACTGCCGAAATCGGTAGTCCCTGCTGTCGCTACCACCGCGATAGGGATTAAGCCCTCCGCGATCGCCTGTGCCATTGCCTGTGCTAATTTGGTACTGTCCATCTTGTAGTCGTCGTCATAATCGACGGCGATAACCGCCTCATAGCCTAGCCCTAGTAAGGCGCAGGACTTCTGAATACTAAAATGGCTTAACGCAGAGGTGAAAATACGCCAACGAGAGGCTTCAGCAGGTAAACCATGATGCTTAACCAGACGTTCGGGCGTATCTTTAGCAACCCGACTGTCTCGCGCTAATAACATCGCCATCAAATTTGACTGGGTGCCACCGCTGGTAAAAATTCCCTCACTCCCCTGGGGTAAGCCTATTTGCTGTAACGTCCAATCCACCACCTTCTGTTCGATCAAGGTGGCTCCAGCGCTCTGATCCCAAGTATCCACTGAGGTATTTACCGCACTTAACAGCTGCTCGGCCAATAACGTGGGTAACGTAATCGGACAGTTTAGATGGGCGATATAGCGGGGATGATGGAACCACACGGCATCACGTAACCAGAGTTGCGACAGTTCTTGCAGCGCAGCCTCTGTCGAGAAAAGCGGCTGAGTTAAATCCACCCTCGAAAACTCAGCCGCCAGTGCTTGAGGCGTAATGCCACTAAAGGGTCGAGAGACCCTAGCCATATGTTGACTGATCAGGTCAGCGACCAACTGCGTATTACGGTGATAATCACCGAGCGTTTTATCGTTAAACAACCACTCCGCAAAGGAGTTTTTTTCGCTATTATTTTTAGACACTTAGACCACCCTTTCCCTTTGAACCATTAGAAAAAAAACAATCACTCCAGTAGAAAAACTGATTATTATGGAGGGGTTATAAGATATGAGAATCTAAATGATAATGATTAGCATTAACAATAAGGAATAATCTCAAAGCTATTTAAGTCATTAAAAACAGGTCTTCTCCTTTTCGCCACCGCTAGCCGTCAAGATATTGAATGTGTATGATAATTATTATCATTATTTTATAGGCGAGTGGTCGGTATGGCATCAGGTTACAGAGTGGTCGATCTTCAATTAAAACGTCGGGAAAGGTTGAGCCCTTCGCTATTACGCTGCGTCTTTACCGGCCAAGATATCGATAAAATTAAACATGAGGCACCAGACCAGCGCATCAAAATTCTCTTGGCGGAACATCAATCCTGCCAAAAACTCCCCGTCACCGAAGATTGGTACGGAACCTTTCTGGCAATCCCTAAAGCAGAGCGCCCAACCATGCGAACCTATACTCTGCGCCACCTTGACCTATCTCAACAGGAGTTGTGGGTCGATTTTGTGCTACATGGCGATACTGGGCCAGCCTCGCGCTGGGCTCAGCGTGCGCAAGTCGATAGTCCACTACAGATAATCGTACCGAATGCCGCCGCAACAGGGTCCAGTGGCGGGTTTGAATGGTTTGAAAACCCGACGCTACAAGAGGTTTTAGTGGTTGCCGATGAGACCGCCCTGCCAGCCGCAATGGGGATTTTAGAAAATCTTGCACGCCGTCCGAACCCACCCCGCGTTCAAGCCTACCTGCATGTACCATTAGCCGCAGATATTCAACCGATTTACTATGACTTTGCTAAGATTCATTGGAGTAGCACTGAGCGTGATGGCGAGGCGCAGCAGGCTATTTTACAGGCGGTACAATCGCGATTAACGCTACCGGACTACGCCTGTAGCGCGGACCAATCGTTAGAAGAGAAAAGCCTTAGTGAGGATATTTTATGGGAACGGGCCGAGCCGTGCGAACGCTTTCGCGCTTGGGTGGCCGCCGAGTCGAGTGTGGTCAGAACCTTACGCCGTTATCTCATTCAAGAATGCATGCTGACCCGTGAAACGGCAACTTTTATGGCCTATTGGTCGCAGGGTAAAGTGACAGGTTAAGCGTTCTCTGACCGAAAAAAATTAGGATAATGACACTTAGAGCTTAATGTTTTTCTCGTCTACACTGAAATAAAGGAATGATAACAGGAGAGATCATGAGACTACTTATTGCACTACTTTTACCTTGGCTAACCTTCTTCACTATCGGTCGACCTATCGCCGGGATTATCTGCTTAATTTTGCAACTGACGCTGATCGGCTGGCTACCTGCCACCATCTGGGCGGTCTATGCCTTAAGCCAATACAACACCGATAAAAAAATTCAGCGCTCAATGCGTTAAGCGCTGTTGGGGGCAGGCTCTCAGCCTGCCTTTCATCATTTCACCCGTGTAAAACGCCCAATAACAATTGTTATCCCAATAATGGTTGCTACGGCCGCAATATGTAGGGTGAAATCCATCCGATCTTGTTGTACTGGGTGACACAGTGATAACAGGCTGACTGACCATGCCGCTACGCTAATTCCCGCCATTAATAGACTCTTCTGACTGTACAAGCCCCCGCTCTGTCGTAATGTCCACAACAAGGTGATCACCATCGGCGTACTGACGACCATTAAAAAAAGATAGCAAAAAGTACCGTGGTCATGGGTCGGTGCTGGG includes the following:
- a CDS encoding MFS transporter; protein product: MTSTSTRPDAPVTSWLFPFSLVLFEFTTYIAHDMVQPGMLQVTQDLQVGPEWVPFSLTAYLIGGLVLQWLLGPLSDKWGRRPILMSGALLFAIASGVTFWVTSIEQFMLLRFIQGISLCFIGAVGYTAVQEAFEERKSIRLMAWMANVALLAPLIGPLAGSALLLFTTWRMLFVIFALMSLIALVGLYFSMPETSGNRQLSLTPKRLLGGYWILLQRPALIAGCLALGLSAVPILSWVALSPVYLIHDHQMSEVNYALLQVPVFVAMILGNVVLSKLTHHAEITRPLVVGAWPLVGGLLIALCATLSDTYQIAILVSGLSLYAFGAGLSTAVLYRLTLFSVTESKGQVAAMMGMLSILMYSIGLEFAREGYFQQGLIGFSGVNLASGGLWLLLSVMFVRWVRQHRQALTLE
- a CDS encoding GNAT family N-acetyltransferase, which produces MMGERIFSLQQPLGHFTLRRWQVGDETMIHHWVIQPHAQFWGMQDQSVEQVNNFYINLVAQDVNSVLIGCLDGHPYFLIECYQALQEEVAEHYPAQSGDYGMHLLVAPVSTPIKGLSRQIFATVMEYMFSRPEVARVVVEPDVNNHKIHRLNQQAGFRYHQQIDLGHKRAWLAFCTATDFYREKALMLKPATVLPPAQPNAKHWQQANGQLIQKAITEFSHERLLVPEAVAEGGWRLTDSSGENVYQFEGKWRVLNHLSIDWRTLRKTHKGQEKPLDALNFIVEFADQLAIPESMLATYLEEVSSTLCSSQFKLQKGNPSSDQLAAADFQTIESSMTEGHPCFIANNGRIGFDAADYLAYAPEVGASIYMLWVAVHRSNGHFAAIDGLDYATLIEEELGAAQVKEWEATLRLQGVLPEDYLFTPVHPWQWQNKIVTVFAADIAQQKIIYLGAATDAYQAQQSIRTFFNRSQPSKRYVKTALSILNMGFMRGLSPYYMATTPAVNQWLAKIVAEDNWLSHCSFSILQEVATIGYHHRLYEKAIKKESAYKKMFAALWRENPLTGLTDQQRLMTMAGLLHRDAEGKALLTALIKRSGLAPAEWIDRYLQAYLSPILHCFYQYDLVFMPHGENLILKLEDDVPVGCFMKDIGEEIAILDTSRELPDKIQRIKAEVPDELKLLSIFVDVFSCFFRFISAILDEDEVMQEGAFWQRVAVSIEHYQRHHPQFADKFARFDLFSPTYAHSCLNRLQLANNQQMVNLDDPASALKLAGVLVNPIAQFKK
- a CDS encoding lysine N(6)-hydroxylase/L-ornithine N(5)-oxygenase family protein is translated as MSEKIYDLLGVGIGPFNLSLACLTDAISDMDAVYLDQKPTFNWHPGMMLESAHLQTPFMADLVTLADPTSRFSVLNYLKQKGKLYSFYIREDFFLLRKEYNQYCQWACEQLPSLKWNTRVERVVRDEQRDCYCVDAVNTVSGERQQWLARHLVLGTGPTPWMPDWIDSSLEQVVHSGHYLAKKEALQQRSTITVVGSGQSAAEIFYDLLQDIDQYGYQLNWVTRAPRFFPLEYTRLTLEMTSPEWVDYFHALPEAQRDRLNASQKNLYKGINESLINDIYELLYRKDLEGPLPVTLCTDSGLVAMEANENQALTLTLSHQVLQEEFDLVTDGVIMSTGYTYRPPDFLTPLMPLIEFDRQQRYAVGRDYSIDRRHSLFVQNAELHTHGFVSPDLGMACYRNSVILRSILGREVYPVEKKIAFQTFGVPKEAVDG
- a CDS encoding pyridoxal phosphate-dependent decarboxylase family protein; amino-acid sequence: MSKNNSEKNSFAEWLFNDKTLGDYHRNTQLVADLISQHMARVSRPFSGITPQALAAEFSRVDLTQPLFSTEAALQELSQLWLRDAVWFHHPRYIAHLNCPITLPTLLAEQLLSAVNTSVDTWDQSAGATLIEQKVVDWTLQQIGLPQGSEGIFTSGGTQSNLMAMLLARDSRVAKDTPERLVKHHGLPAEASRWRIFTSALSHFSIQKSCALLGLGYEAVIAVDYDDDYKMDSTKLAQAMAQAIAEGLIPIAVVATAGTTDFGSVDPLAEIAELCDRHQAWFHVDAAYGCGLLTSNQFRDRLAGIELADSVTVDYHKSFFQSVSCGAFFVREASHLRHVTVHADYLNPLSAKQEGTPNLVDKSLQTTRRFDALKMWLSLRIIGRESLGKAFDQIIALTVETHRRLIAYPQLEVLHAPELTTQVFRFHPTTELSANEVDEINQQIRKGLNQSGEAMIAATKVKGKQYLKFTLLNPATSIDEIQQVIEALIYRGEALAGQRTPRKQIVGAH
- a CDS encoding siderophore-interacting protein, whose protein sequence is MASGYRVVDLQLKRRERLSPSLLRCVFTGQDIDKIKHEAPDQRIKILLAEHQSCQKLPVTEDWYGTFLAIPKAERPTMRTYTLRHLDLSQQELWVDFVLHGDTGPASRWAQRAQVDSPLQIIVPNAAATGSSGGFEWFENPTLQEVLVVADETALPAAMGILENLARRPNPPRVQAYLHVPLAADIQPIYYDFAKIHWSSTERDGEAQQAILQAVQSRLTLPDYACSADQSLEEKSLSEDILWERAEPCERFRAWVAAESSVVRTLRRYLIQECMLTRETATFMAYWSQGKVTG
- a CDS encoding YqaE/Pmp3 family membrane protein, encoding MRLLIALLLPWLTFFTIGRPIAGIICLILQLTLIGWLPATIWAVYALSQYNTDKKIQRSMR